The following DNA comes from Hypanus sabinus isolate sHypSab1 chromosome 32, sHypSab1.hap1, whole genome shotgun sequence.
GTCTGCCGGGACTATGACTACATAACGGAATTGCCCAACTGCAGCGACCACGATCAGATCCACCGACTGCAGCTGGCCTGGCACAGCGTACAACTGGCCATCGGCCTCCCGCTCAACGCCGTGGCTCTCTGGGTCTTCATCTGCCTCCTGGGCCTGCGGACGGTGGTGACGGTTTACCTGGTCAACCTGGCCGCCTGCGACCTGCTCTTCACTCTGGCGCTGCCCCTGCGGATCTACTACTTCACCACTGACCTCTGGCCGCTGGGCAATGTGCTGTGCCAGCTGGCGGGCTCGCTCTTCCAGCTCAACATGTACGGCAGCTGCCTCTTCCTGGCGGCCATCAACGTCGACCGCTTTCTGGCGCTCGTGCACCCACTCTACTGCCAGCCCCTGCGCCGGCGCCGGGTGGCCTGGAAGGTGTGTGGGGTGGTCTGGGCGCTCATCGTCCTGGGGTCCATCCCCGTGGCCCTGGCCCACGACACCAGCTGCTGCCAGGGCGCCAACTCCACCGTGGAGGTGCGCTGCTTCGAGAGCTTCTCCAAGCGGGCCTGGAAGATGGAGCTGCTGCCCCTCGTCGTGATGGCGGAGATCCTGGGCTTCCTGCTGCCCCTGTCAGTCGTCCTGTACTGCTCTGTCCGTATCCTGCACGCCCTGAGCCGCAGGGGGGGCAGCAGGCAGGGGGAGGGCGAGGTCCGGAGGAAGAAAGTGCGCCTGCTCCTGCTGGCCAACGCCACCATCTTCGTCCTGTGCTTCCTGCCCTACAACCTGCTGCTGGCGAGCTATGCGGGGCTGAGGGCCAAGGACTCAGGCAACACAGAGTTGAGGGCCAAACTCCGCTTCGTCCTCCAGATCACCATGCTCTTGTCGAGCTCCAACTGCTGCCTAGACCCGCTGGTCTATTATTTTAGCACAGAGGGCTTCCGGGCTACCTTCCGGCGCAAGACCTTTTCCAGGGCTTCGGGCCAGGGGCGATGGACACTCCTGCTATCGTCCAGGAAATGGCGTGACCGGGCCAGGTCCTCAATCCCCGGATCAACCCCTGTGCAGTTCCAAGTTGTGAGCAAGAATGAggggctggagaacggggaggTTAAAGAGGAGACAGGGGAGGAGTGCTTGTAGACTGTCTGGGTGGGTGACCCTTTGATCCCACGATACTTTTTGAGCCAGCCATTACTGTTCAATCTTAGGCTCCCAATGTCCCactccttcactctcactcctCTTGTCCACACCCCCAAAGAATCACCCTCCACCATTCactccttcccactcccttcccttgTCCACACTCCTAAAGAATACCCTCCAAttcttccaattcactcccactgtccgctCTCAACAGGCAGGTACCTTTACcatcagaaaaatgtatacaacatacatcctgaaattcatttccttcacaaacatccacagaaACAGAGGTGTacatcaaagaatgaatgacagttaaaccttTGAACACCAAAGCCCCCTCCTATGCACAAGGAACAGCCCTCACCACACCCCCACTCCCATGAGCAAAGAAGCATCAGCTCCTTCCATCGAACATTCAAGGgggtgcagcaaagcatcaataaagacagttGTGCAGTACTCCAAAGGCCAGTAGATTGCACGGTAGTTCGGCATACCACACGCactctctccttaataaggggAAAAAAGAGGGGTCCCCTGTTTCACAGAGAGAAGGGAGACAGAACAAACATCTCACTGATTCGCGATGTTAgaagtctgttgtgtcgctttttctgagctctgcgccCAGACAGTCAGGCCCAGCAAGGTGCAGCTCCCCAGACACACAGACCCCACCCCGGCAGCTGACCGCTGCTCCCCATGTTCTGCCACGGTGCTTCAGTCAGGTCCTCCGGACCAGAACCACAAAATtctggcaccctga
Coding sequences within:
- the LOC132384400 gene encoding lysophosphatidic acid receptor 5-like, which translates into the protein MQLNGTHLPLNGTQLPLNSTQLPEVCRDYDYITELPNCSDHDQIHRLQLAWHSVQLAIGLPLNAVALWVFICLLGLRTVVTVYLVNLAACDLLFTLALPLRIYYFTTDLWPLGNVLCQLAGSLFQLNMYGSCLFLAAINVDRFLALVHPLYCQPLRRRRVAWKVCGVVWALIVLGSIPVALAHDTSCCQGANSTVEVRCFESFSKRAWKMELLPLVVMAEILGFLLPLSVVLYCSVRILHALSRRGGSRQGEGEVRRKKVRLLLLANATIFVLCFLPYNLLLASYAGLRAKDSGNTELRAKLRFVLQITMLLSSSNCCLDPLVYYFSTEGFRATFRRKTFSRASGQGRWTLLLSSRKWRDRARSSIPGSTPVQFQVVSKNEGLENGEVKEETGEECL